The Halostagnicola kamekurae sequence CGACACGCTCGTCGACCTCAAGGAGGACGAGGATCACGACCCGACGAACTACGAGGACGCCAAGGAAGTCATCACGGACGGCGAAATGGAGTATCAGGGCGTGATGTACCAAAACGAGGAGGCGCTACCGTATCACGAGCAACACGGCGTCACCGAGGACATGTCCGAGATTCCGGACGGCGCACCCGAGGACGCCATGGACCTCGTTCGCGAATTCTACTGAACCGACTTCAGTTTTAGAGCGACTCGAGAACGATTTCGCTCTCCGGATCACCACAGCCACCAGTTGCTCGAAACGTCGCTGACGGGCAGCGTCGGCCACTACGTACGCCGCACCGTTGTCGGCGTCGCCGTCTCGCGTGATACCGTCTGGGCTGTCCGATCACGTCTCGAGTTGGCCACGCGAAAACCGGACGAACCGGTGAGCGCTCAGACCGGGTGCTCGACAGACTCGAGCAGGACCTCGACGTTGGCTCCCTCGTCCTGGAACAGTTCCGGATACATACCGACGAGAACCAGATAGTCGCCCTCGTGACCGAACGAGGCCACGAGGAGGTCGACGTCGATCGCTTCGCCCTGATACTCGGTCTGTCCCTGCAGACGGTCGACGTCGCGACTCTCTCCGAGAATCGACACCGAAAAGGTCTCCTCGTGCTGGATGTCCCGAATATCCGTCTCCCCGTTCTCGATCTGACCCCGGAACTCGTCGAGTAACTCCTCGCTGTCCATGCCGTCGATGGGATTGAGCGACCGGCCGGCGACGCTCATGTTGGGCGTCGAGACCGCGACGAACGCGGTCGCCTCCTGTGATTGGCCCCGAATATCGAGCGCTTTCGCGTAACTCGAGAGCCAGAATCCGGCTTCGATCTCCCGTTCGACGCCGGCTTCGACCGTCTCTTCGAAGGTCCGTTCCTCGACGGTCAGCTCTTCGAATCCCGTCTCCTCGAGCGCGCTGTCGGTCGGCGCGACGCGGTCGGAACTGAATTCGAGCGGCCCGTCGCCGGTGATGAAATCGAGACAGCCAGCGAGGGCTGCGATCGAACCTGTCACTCCCGCTGCAAGAAACCGTCTGCGTGAAGAACTCATTACCTACCGTATTCGTTAGCAACAGCATATTCGTTGTGGCTGGTTCATTCGATCCGACAGGATAGACGAGCAGGCGACGGCCGACGCCGAGACGGCCGTCACGGATACACATCAAGAGTTATCGGGGTTGGCTCCCCCCGTTGTACCATGACGGAGTTCTCTCATCGGGTCGAGCAGGTATCGATCAGCGGGATCCGGGAAGTGTTCGAAGCCGCGGGCGAGGACGCGATCAACCTCGGACTCGGGCAACCGGACTTTCCAACGCCCGAGCACGCTCGAGCGGGAGCGATCGAGGCTATCGAGTCCGAGAAGACCGACGCTTACACCTCGAACAAAGGGACGCGGTCGCTTCGCGAGGCGATCTCCGGAACGTACGACCGCGAGTACGGAATCGACGTCGATCCGGCGGACATCATCGCGACGTCCGGCGGGAGCGAGGCGCTTCACCTGGTGTTAGAGGCGCACGTCGATCCGGGCGAGGAAGTCATTTTCCCCGATCCCGGCTTCGTCTCCTACGACGCGTTGACGAAGATCGCCGACGGGACTCCAAAGCCGGTCCCGCTCCGGGAGGATCTCACGCTCGATCCGGCGAC is a genomic window containing:
- a CDS encoding DUF6517 family protein encodes the protein MSSSRRRFLAAGVTGSIAALAGCLDFITGDGPLEFSSDRVAPTDSALEETGFEELTVEERTFEETVEAGVEREIEAGFWLSSYAKALDIRGQSQEATAFVAVSTPNMSVAGRSLNPIDGMDSEELLDEFRGQIENGETDIRDIQHEETFSVSILGESRDVDRLQGQTEYQGEAIDVDLLVASFGHEGDYLVLVGMYPELFQDEGANVEVLLESVEHPV